The genomic DNA AAAAATGTGGATAAAAATCCAGTTCTGTCATCTTATGTCCTGATGATGCCCGCCGGTTTAATAATATCCCACCTTTTAGCTCCTCTCAGATATTCTTTATTTACAATCACCAGCTTTCCGTATCTTCTTGCCTATACTGTAATTTTATTATCAATAGTGTCTATTTTATCCAATAGGTTTAATATCTCTTCAAAAAGGACAGTTGCCGGAGCTATCGGTATTTTTTTCCTCGGTGCACTGGTAACCGGTATGCTGGATAAGATTGTTGTACATTCATTGAGTTTCATTAAAGGTATTTTTATGACAGGGGATAAAGGTATTGTAGGGAACACAGTCGCCTACTATCGTTCCACAGGTTTCTCACAGTTTAAAGATACCTTTGGCATCCTTCTCATATCCGTACCTCTGGGCATTGCATATGTTGGAAGAGAGATATACCGGAAGAGAAACTTTAAATTGCTTTTCATATTAATCTGGCTTATAATTGGTCTAATCGCATTCAGATGGATGATAAGACTTTCTATATATCTTGCGGTTGTTATACCTTTAATATTTGCAATTCTATGGGAGTATCTCGCTAAAAAGGCTACCGTTGTAAAAGACAAAGAAGATGAAAATTCAAAAACAGTTGCAAAATTCAACTACATATTTGTTATTCTTATCGCAATTCTTTTTATTTCACCTGTAATTGTCCAGGGCACTCAGATGGCACAGTATTCAAAGTTCAATGACAGGTCAGTTGTGCCATGGGAAAATGCGGGGGCATGGATTAAAAACAATACACCCTCAGATTCCATCCTGATAAGCTGGTGGGATTACGGTTATTATCTCCAGACTTTTGCTGAAAGAACAACTATTGTGGATGGCGGCAATAGTGGAAAGCCATTAACAGAGTTTCATAACAGAGATATAGATGTAGCCAAGGCTTTCACATCGCCTGAGAATGAATTTACAGAGTGGCTCAAACCCTATCTTAGTCTGTCGCACCCGCGTCCGATTTATGTTCTTGTCAGCTATCAGGAATTCGGAAAGAGCAGTGCAATTAACTATATAGCTAAAGACCATCTCTTCTTCCAGCAAATTGGAATAAAAAAGTCAGGTAACCCTCAGCTGGACCAGAAGAAGATTACAGCAATTCTACAGAGATATAAAATAACAAACTATTATATTGTCAATGCTGGCAATGAGTATATACTCTGGGCACAGGTTTTATTCGACAATCAGGGCAAATCTCATCCTGAGTGGCAGAATGAACTCCTCGCAAAGCTTCTTCCAACAAATAATGGTCTTGGAAGAGGGCTCAAGCATTTCAAGCTTGTATATCAGAATGGTTATGTATATGTTTATAAGTATATACCCTAATGTTTTGAGCTTTTACAGGATTAAATTGTGATGTGGCAGTGAGGCTACATATTCAAATCTTTTTCTTTGTTATTTTATTTTTCAGATATGGTGATAGCCTTGAAACTTCGAGTCATAAAGGGCAGAGTATGGAAATTTGATAAGAATGTTGACACTGACCAGATAATTCCTGCAGAATATCTTGTTACAGGTGACCCTGAGGAGCTGGGTAAACATTCCTTTGAAAGGGTAAGACCTGAATTTGCAAGGCAGGTTAGGAAGGGCGATATTATTGTTGCTGATGAGAATTTCGGTTGCGGCTCCTCAAGAGAACATGCCCCGCGTGCCCTTATGGGAAATGGCATAAGTGCTGTTATAGCCAGAAGTTTTGCGAGAATTTTCTTCAGAAACTCTATAAATATAGGTTTGCCTCTGGTTGAGGCAGATGTTGAGGCAGAAGACGGTGATGAAGTTGAGATTAATTTTAAAGAAGGGAAAATAAGGAATCTCACAACAGGTAAGGAGTTCACGTTCAAACCTCTCCCTGAATCATTGCTGAAGCTTCTTGAATCAGGTGGACTTGTGGAGTATACTAAAAGAGAGCTTGCAAGGGTATAACTCGCCCTTAGTTATAAACTCAAAAAGGCAAAACTTCTTATTACTCACGGTGGACATAACAGCATAATGGAAGCTCTTGCCTGTGGGAAACCAATTGTGGGAATACCAATAAAGAATTACCCTGAGAGGTATGGAAACCTTGCCGGCGTGGAACGGCTGGGACTGGGACGAACTCTTGATGTGGACTGGCTTATTGAGCAGGCTATTTCCGTAGCTATGGATGAGGTTATGTGTGAGAGATACTACAGAAAAGCAGGAATTTTCAGAGGGTTTGCTGGTGCCATGTCGGGTGTAAAAAGAGCTGTGGCACTGATTGAGAATGGCGGGAAGTAATATGTTTTCAAAATTCAGAGAAGATTTTGCAAGTCTGAGAAGGAAAAGGAATGGAAAACCCCCTGTTTATCTTGACAATGGTTGTATGACTCTAAAGCCCAGGCAGGTGATTGAGTCAATAAATGAATACTTTGAAAGATATCCTGCCTGCTCAGGATACGGAAGGAGCAACCACTGGTTTTCTCATGAGGTTAAAGAAGCAACTGAGAAAGCAAGAGAAAAGGTGGCTGGATTTATAAATTCTCTGCCCGAGGAAATAGTCTGGACAAAGAACACAACAGAGGGAATAAATCTTGTAGCCAATGCCTTTCCATTTAAAAAAGGCGATATTGTAATTACAAGCGACAGGGAACACAATTCTAACCTTGTGCCATGGATAAAGCTCTCGAGAGTTAAAGGAATAGTGCATAAAACCGTACCCTCAACCCAGGAGGGAATATTTGACCTTGAAGCCTTTGAAGACATGCTCTCTCCTGATGTGAAGCTGGTAAGCATGGTGCATGTATCAAACCTTGACGGCTATACACTGCCGGTTGAAGAGATTATAAAGATTGCCCATGATTACAATGCCAGAGTGCTGCTTGATGGTGCCCAGAGTGTACCCCACAGAAAAGTTGATATTAAAAACCTTGAAGTTGATTTTCTGGCTTTTTCAGTGCATAAAATGCTTGGTCCCAGTATTGGTGTACTCTATGGCAATTATGATGAACTTAAAGCTCTTGATACCTTTATAGTGGGTGGCGACACTGTCAGCGATACCAGCTACACAAAGGCTGTTTTTCTTCCACCTCCACGGAAATTCGAGGCAGGACTGCAGGACTATGCAGGGCAGATTGGAGCAGGGGCTGCAGTGGATTATCTATCCAGGGTAAAGATGGAGAGGGTTGAGGCTCATGAGAGAAGGCTGACAGAACTACTTATTGAAAAGCTTTCAGCTTTTCCCGAGGTGAAAATTGCCGGAGTAAAAAATACTGAGTTGGCAAAAGGTATAATAAGCTTTAGAATTGAGGATAATAACAGGCTTCTTGTAGCACCGAGCGATATAGCTGAGCTTCTTGACAGACACTACAATATTATGCTGAGGGCCGGAGACCTCTGCCTTCACTCATGGTTCAACCATATAGGTATAGGAGCAAGCG from archaeon BMS3Bbin15 includes the following:
- a CDS encoding oligosaccharyl transferase STT3 subunit gives rise to the protein MSQKLNLDELVDNGKVRLFSIIAALFLIAFTIRYANHNQLLFDPDSYLWYRLAMYFSGVKTQYFVNHGGVIIDTLRYFPTGRVLTQDLLLLPMFIGYSFKLLGLFGIAQTSENVLKYMFVVGPFFAGLTTIMVFFLSKELTGSHKVAGLTSLFYAVAPYAMMRNTAGDTGQESIGDFLIISWMFLFFIATRYKPFSRKHIAFSAASGLIFALANYSWGGNVFYFGLISLSVLIYLIYLVIMDNKNVDKNPVLSSYVLMMPAGLIISHLLAPLRYSLFTITSFPYLLAYTVILLSIVSILSNRFNISSKRTVAGAIGIFFLGALVTGMLDKIVVHSLSFIKGIFMTGDKGIVGNTVAYYRSTGFSQFKDTFGILLISVPLGIAYVGREIYRKRNFKLLFILIWLIIGLIAFRWMIRLSIYLAVVIPLIFAILWEYLAKKATVVKDKEDENSKTVAKFNYIFVILIAILFISPVIVQGTQMAQYSKFNDRSVVPWENAGAWIKNNTPSDSILISWWDYGYYLQTFAERTTIVDGGNSGKPLTEFHNRDIDVAKAFTSPENEFTEWLKPYLSLSHPRPIYVLVSYQEFGKSSAINYIAKDHLFFQQIGIKKSGNPQLDQKKITAILQRYKITNYYIVNAGNEYILWAQVLFDNQGKSHPEWQNELLAKLLPTNNGLGRGLKHFKLVYQNGYVYVYKYIP
- the DmdB gene encoding 2,3-dimethylmalate dehydratase small subunit — encoded protein: MVIALKLRVIKGRVWKFDKNVDTDQIIPAEYLVTGDPEELGKHSFERVRPEFARQVRKGDIIVADENFGCGSSREHAPRALMGNGISAVIARSFARIFFRNSINIGLPLVEADVEAEDGDEVEINFKEGKIRNLTTGKEFTFKPLPESLLKLLESGGLVEYTKRELARV
- the csd gene encoding putative cysteine desulfurase produces the protein MFSKFREDFASLRRKRNGKPPVYLDNGCMTLKPRQVIESINEYFERYPACSGYGRSNHWFSHEVKEATEKAREKVAGFINSLPEEIVWTKNTTEGINLVANAFPFKKGDIVITSDREHNSNLVPWIKLSRVKGIVHKTVPSTQEGIFDLEAFEDMLSPDVKLVSMVHVSNLDGYTLPVEEIIKIAHDYNARVLLDGAQSVPHRKVDIKNLEVDFLAFSVHKMLGPSIGVLYGNYDELKALDTFIVGGDTVSDTSYTKAVFLPPPRKFEAGLQDYAGQIGAGAAVDYLSRVKMERVEAHERRLTELLIEKLSAFPEVKIAGVKNTELAKGIISFRIEDNNRLLVAPSDIAELLDRHYNIMLRAGDLCLHSWFNHIGIGASGVARASFYIYNTREEIEILAEGIEKIIEAEKNGKSITHG